The Candidatus Binatia bacterium genome has a segment encoding these proteins:
- a CDS encoding patatin-like phospholipase family protein, with translation MATAKTGVRRGSRTALVLSGGGARGAYQMGVLQGLLEQGFVSDDISSFEILVGSSAGSINGAMLAAYADQFGRGVRTLGQIWSKLEARHVFRTDIASLGRIGVRWAWDLSFGGATRHVQPKSLLDTAPLRKLLSAKVPFNRIDGNVERRVLRALAVPATDLYTSNGVLFVHAAPDLDLWTRRRWSIERTRIQVDHLMASAAIPIFFPSVSIDGRHFGDGSIRNTAPLSHAINLGADRIVAIAVREPGRPSAPPRRRGLGPPPTIAQIAGVILDAVMLDAIEVDVEHSQRVNTSVIGCPTGDSHVPFRYVDVLWISPSQDFKQLAAELSDHIPAVVRYLLRGLGSDEAVTELASYLLFDAVYCTRLIEAGRNDVAAERDRIAEFFAKAPGAAGAS, from the coding sequence ATGGCGACGGCGAAGACGGGGGTGCGTCGCGGGTCGCGCACGGCGCTGGTACTTTCGGGCGGCGGCGCACGGGGAGCCTATCAGATGGGGGTGCTCCAGGGTTTGTTGGAGCAGGGCTTCGTATCCGACGACATCTCGTCTTTCGAAATCCTGGTCGGATCGAGTGCCGGTTCCATCAACGGCGCGATGCTGGCGGCTTACGCGGACCAGTTCGGCCGTGGCGTGCGGACGCTCGGTCAGATCTGGAGCAAGCTCGAAGCGCGGCATGTGTTCCGGACCGACATCGCTTCTCTCGGGCGCATCGGCGTGCGGTGGGCATGGGACCTGTCATTCGGCGGGGCAACGCGTCACGTGCAGCCGAAGTCGCTGCTGGACACGGCGCCGCTGCGCAAGTTGCTGTCGGCAAAGGTGCCGTTTAATCGGATCGACGGCAACGTCGAACGCCGGGTCTTACGTGCGCTCGCCGTCCCGGCGACGGATCTGTACACCTCGAACGGGGTGCTGTTCGTCCACGCGGCGCCAGACCTGGACCTCTGGACGCGGCGGCGGTGGTCGATCGAGCGGACACGCATTCAGGTCGATCATCTGATGGCGTCGGCGGCGATTCCGATCTTTTTCCCCTCCGTGTCGATCGATGGACGGCACTTTGGCGACGGTTCGATCCGCAACACCGCACCGTTGAGTCACGCCATCAATCTCGGCGCCGATCGCATCGTGGCCATAGCCGTCCGGGAACCCGGCCGGCCATCGGCGCCGCCGCGTCGCAGGGGGCTGGGGCCGCCACCCACGATCGCCCAGATCGCCGGCGTGATACTCGACGCGGTGATGCTGGATGCGATCGAGGTCGACGTCGAGCACAGTCAGCGGGTGAACACCAGCGTGATCGGGTGTCCGACGGGGGACAGTCATGTGCCGTTCCGGTACGTCGACGTCCTCTGGATCAGCCCCTCGCAGGATTTCAAACAACTGGCCGCGGAACTGTCGGATCATATACCCGCCGTGGTGCGCTACCTCTTGCGCGGCCTCGGTAGCGACGAGGCGGTGACCGAGCTGGCGAGTTATCTCCTTTTCGACGCGGTGTACTGCACTCGGCTCATCGAGGCGGGGCGAAACGACGTGGCGGCCGAGCGCGATCGCATCGCGGAGTTCTTCGCGAAGGCGCCGGGCGCGGCGGGCGCATCATGA
- a CDS encoding dodecin family protein: MAESVYKVIELVGTSSESWEKAAKAAVERASKSLRDLRVAEVAELDMTIDDGKVTTYRTKVKVSFKYEGD; this comes from the coding sequence ATGGCGGAAAGCGTTTACAAGGTGATTGAGCTCGTCGGAACAAGCTCGGAGTCATGGGAGAAGGCAGCGAAGGCCGCGGTCGAACGGGCCTCGAAATCGCTGCGCGACCTCCGCGTCGCCGAAGTCGCCGAACTCGACATGACGATCGATGACGGCAAGGTGACCACCTACCGTACCAAGGTGAAGGTGTCCTTCAAGTACGAGGGCGATTAG
- a CDS encoding MFS transporter, with translation MTATSPRGVSPSAAAGTPTGVRHGVVAFTLALVGIAYLDRVCIAVAAPAMKADLGLSDTQMGLVFSAFTLAYAAFEIPGGWFADRFGARVALTRIVVWWSVMTAATGLATGFVSLFMLRLLFGMGEAGTFPATTRVYGRWLPPAQRGRVFGAVIMTGALTGAVTQPLVVTLLSVVTWPHVFALFGAVGIGWAVAWWRWFRDDPHDHPGVNAAERRLLEPMRGVRVARHDAVPWRSLVRSRSLLMLCAMYGGAIYGWYFYLTWLPTYLLRARGFDLRQAGWLAALPLLAIAVGVFTGGWISDALTARRGSRVGRRTPGLVGLPLAAAAIVGAVATSDPLVSAILLAAAAGLAALGVSPAWAVCLEIGGAHAGVVSGTMNMFGNLGGALSPVLVGVGVDRWQSWEAPLLTLALGYIVAAACWVGVDPGQPIALPGDAHPEAARLREGDVRS, from the coding sequence GTGACGGCGACCTCCCCGCGGGGGGTGTCCCCATCCGCTGCGGCGGGCACCCCTACGGGCGTTCGCCACGGGGTGGTGGCGTTCACGTTGGCGCTGGTCGGGATCGCCTATCTCGACCGGGTTTGCATTGCTGTGGCGGCGCCGGCGATGAAGGCCGATCTCGGGCTCAGCGACACGCAGATGGGGTTGGTGTTTAGCGCTTTCACCCTCGCGTACGCGGCGTTCGAGATTCCCGGCGGATGGTTCGCCGACCGGTTCGGCGCACGGGTTGCGCTGACGCGCATCGTTGTGTGGTGGTCGGTGATGACGGCAGCGACCGGCTTGGCCACCGGGTTCGTCTCGTTGTTCATGCTCCGGCTGCTGTTCGGCATGGGGGAGGCGGGTACGTTCCCGGCGACCACCCGAGTGTACGGGCGCTGGTTGCCGCCGGCGCAGCGCGGCCGGGTGTTCGGCGCGGTGATCATGACCGGGGCGCTGACCGGGGCGGTGACACAGCCGCTGGTTGTCACGCTTCTGAGTGTCGTCACGTGGCCGCACGTGTTTGCGCTTTTCGGCGCTGTGGGTATCGGGTGGGCGGTCGCGTGGTGGAGGTGGTTTCGGGACGACCCGCACGATCACCCGGGGGTGAACGCGGCCGAGCGCCGTTTGCTCGAGCCGATGCGCGGGGTACGGGTGGCACGGCACGACGCCGTGCCGTGGCGGTCGCTGGTGCGCAGCCGTTCGCTGCTGATGCTGTGCGCGATGTACGGCGGGGCGATCTACGGCTGGTATTTCTATCTGACGTGGTTGCCGACGTATCTGTTGCGGGCGCGGGGGTTTGACCTGCGGCAGGCGGGGTGGTTGGCGGCGCTGCCGTTGCTGGCGATTGCCGTGGGGGTGTTTACCGGGGGGTGGATCAGCGACGCGTTGACGGCGCGGCGCGGGTCGCGGGTGGGGCGGCGCACGCCCGGACTCGTCGGCCTGCCCCTGGCGGCGGCGGCGATCGTTGGCGCGGTGGCGACGTCCGATCCGCTGGTATCGGCCATCCTGCTGGCGGCGGCCGCCGGGCTGGCGGCGCTGGGAGTATCGCCGGCGTGGGCGGTGTGCCTGGAGATCGGCGGTGCGCACGCCGGGGTGGTCAGCGGCACCATGAACATGTTCGGCAACCTCGGCGGCGCGTTGAGCCCGGTGCTGGTGGGTGTCGGCGTGGACCGTTGGCAGTCCTGGGAGGCGCCGTTGCTGACGCTCGCATTAGGGTACATAGTCGCCGCGGCGTGCTGGGTGGGGGTCGACCCCGGGCAGCCGATCGCGCTGCCGGGCGACGCACATCCGGAGGCAGCGCGGCTTCGGGAAGGCGACGTTCGCAGTTGA
- a CDS encoding SDR family oxidoreductase, producing the protein MSYFVTGATGFIGRHLVSRLLARGGDVYLLVREGSAARLDALIAGWDREHPGTAARVHKVRGDLREPRLGLDDAQIAALRGNVAHFFHLAALYDLTAPAEQNDLLNVAGTHHAVQLANALQARCLHHVSSVAVAGQYRGLFREDMFDEGQSLPTPYHRTKFESERIAREQAAVPLRIYRPAVVIGHSRTGEMDKIDGPYYFFKAIQRLRAALPPWLPLIGPELGYTNIVPVDFVADAMDHIAHVDGLDGQTFHLCHPRGQRSGEVLNTFARAGHAPQMAIRIDKRFTDALPKGVLSMLMQLPALRGMRRRFLADYGIPEEVVGHVGFTAQFDTRDTERALAESGIAVPELDDYAAAIWDYWERKLDPDLHKDRSLSAAVRGKTVLITGASSGIGRAAALKIAAAGGIPLLVARSADKLEEVRRDIEARGGTAHVYTADLAVSESIDALIARVLAEHATVDVLVNNAGRSIRRSVKVTLDQDRFHDFERTMQLNYFGAIRLILGLLPHMQARHAGHIVNISSIGVQINAPRFSAYIASKAALDAFTRVVSSEVLGDHVTFTTIHMPLVRTPMIAPTRLYDSFPAATPEEAADMICEAIRTKPKQINTKAGTFGEVLYALAPRLMDQLLHMAYNVFPESAAAKGQADPAERASAEQLAVANLVRGVHW; encoded by the coding sequence ATGAGCTACTTCGTCACGGGTGCCACGGGGTTCATCGGCCGCCATCTGGTCTCGCGCCTGCTCGCGCGTGGCGGAGACGTGTATCTTCTCGTCCGCGAAGGCTCGGCCGCGCGGCTCGACGCTCTCATCGCCGGGTGGGACCGCGAACACCCCGGGACCGCCGCTCGCGTACACAAGGTGCGCGGCGATCTGCGTGAGCCCCGGCTCGGCCTCGACGACGCACAGATCGCGGCCCTGCGCGGCAACGTCGCGCACTTCTTCCACCTCGCCGCTCTGTACGACCTCACCGCCCCGGCAGAGCAGAACGACCTCCTGAACGTCGCCGGCACGCATCACGCCGTGCAGCTCGCCAACGCTCTGCAAGCGCGCTGCCTCCATCACGTCTCCTCGGTCGCCGTCGCCGGCCAATACCGCGGTCTCTTCCGCGAGGACATGTTCGACGAAGGGCAATCCCTTCCCACCCCGTATCACCGCACTAAGTTCGAGTCCGAACGCATCGCCCGCGAGCAGGCAGCCGTACCCCTTCGCATCTACCGCCCTGCCGTTGTCATCGGCCATTCGCGCACCGGCGAAATGGACAAGATCGACGGGCCGTACTACTTCTTCAAAGCCATCCAGAGACTCCGCGCCGCGTTGCCGCCCTGGCTTCCGCTCATCGGCCCGGAGCTCGGCTACACCAACATCGTTCCGGTCGACTTCGTCGCGGATGCGATGGACCACATCGCCCACGTCGACGGACTGGACGGCCAGACGTTCCATCTCTGCCACCCGCGCGGCCAGCGCTCCGGCGAGGTCCTCAACACCTTCGCGCGCGCCGGCCATGCACCGCAAATGGCCATCCGCATCGACAAGCGGTTCACCGACGCTCTGCCGAAAGGCGTGCTGTCGATGCTCATGCAACTGCCGGCGCTGAGGGGTATGCGGCGCCGCTTCCTTGCCGACTATGGCATCCCCGAAGAAGTCGTCGGGCACGTCGGCTTCACCGCGCAGTTCGACACGCGCGACACCGAGCGGGCGCTGGCCGAAAGCGGCATCGCGGTGCCCGAACTCGACGACTACGCCGCCGCGATCTGGGACTACTGGGAACGCAAGCTCGACCCTGACCTCCACAAAGACCGGTCGCTGAGCGCGGCGGTGCGCGGCAAGACCGTACTGATCACCGGCGCGTCGTCGGGCATCGGGCGCGCGGCCGCCCTCAAGATAGCGGCGGCCGGCGGCATCCCGTTACTGGTCGCCCGCAGCGCCGACAAGCTCGAAGAAGTCCGCCGCGATATCGAAGCGCGCGGCGGTACCGCACATGTCTACACCGCCGACCTCGCGGTTTCCGAATCGATCGACGCACTGATCGCTCGTGTGCTCGCCGAGCACGCCACCGTCGACGTGCTCGTCAACAACGCCGGCCGCTCGATCCGGCGCTCGGTTAAGGTCACCCTGGACCAGGACCGGTTTCACGATTTCGAGCGCACCATGCAGCTCAACTACTTCGGCGCCATTCGCTTGATCCTCGGCCTGCTGCCCCACATGCAGGCCCGCCACGCCGGACACATCGTCAACATCTCGTCCATCGGCGTGCAGATCAACGCGCCGCGCTTTTCCGCCTATATCGCCTCGAAGGCGGCTCTCGACGCGTTCACGCGCGTGGTCTCCAGCGAGGTGCTCGGCGACCATGTCACCTTCACCACTATTCACATGCCGCTCGTGCGCACCCCGATGATCGCTCCGACCAGGCTCTACGACAGCTTCCCGGCCGCTACGCCGGAGGAGGCCGCCGACATGATCTGCGAGGCCATCCGCACGAAGCCAAAACAGATCAACACCAAAGCGGGTACCTTCGGCGAAGTCCTGTACGCCCTGGCACCCAGGCTCATGGACCAACTGCTGCACATGGCCTACAACGTCTTCCCGGAATCCGCCGCCGCGAAGGGTCAGGCCGACCCCGCGGAACGGGCCTCGGCCGAACAACTGGCCGTCGCCAACCTGGTGCGCGGCGTGCACTGGTAG